ATGTAATTAGaaatgataatattataaaaaaatagtataaataataaacaaggACATAATTAGATTTTCCTATatgtatttattatttatttggtatctagtaatataaaaaatcatATTTCCTGAAAATGGGGAAGATTCATGGAATAAAGTAGTAGTAGCAATAGTAACTTTTTAACGCTTTTATAATTTTCTGTTTCTGCCTTAAATCGTGTCTCTGATTAGACAAATTCTCATAGACTTTACTCAGTTGTTTTGCCTAAAATCGTGTCTCTGATTAGACAAATCTTAAAGCATAAAATGAATGATGAAATTTAACTTTTTTCTACATGTTCTGACGAAGGTAGGTAAGAATTTATGGAAACAAACCAACATAATTTATTTAGAATAATAAATCAAATCTATGTattagatttatttattttattttatctttttaaataattgaacaaatagttttaaaatcttaaatttataatttcagACATTTTATACTACCACTATACTAAACACATAAACATGCAATTAATTTAGTCATGGTAAATTTGACAATTGTTAGGTATTTACCGTTGGTAACTAAATACTTTATTGATGATCTGCCAACCGCATTAAAAAACAAATGTACAATTAATATTGTGGGAATTTACACTCTGTCTAATTTATGTATACTTGCCTATCAAAAACTTTAAAAACAAAAGTATTAAATAATATTGTGGGaatttacattttatttatgtaaatttaccaataaaaaactgaaaaaagaaaagtattAATAATATTGCGAGAATTTACAATCTGTCTAAATATTATGGGAATTTACACTCTGTCTAATTTATGTACACTCACCTATCAAAAAacctaaaaaacaaaaatattaataatattgtgGGAATTTACACTCTCTAAATATTGTGAGAATTTACACCCTGTCTAAATTGTGTACACTTACCTATCAAAAGACTAAAATACAAAAGTATTAATAATATTGAGGAAACTTACACTATGTctaatttatgtacatttacttataaaaaacaaaaatattaatattgtaGAAATTTACAGTCTGTCTAATTTGTCTACACTTACCTATAAAATACTATCTACAAGGTGTCTAACTTTGATGCTTTTAGTTATCAAACTGatactagtagtaattattaattatttcattatttaccttacaaaaatataatttaaaatttgcgTCTCATCTATCCCTATCTTGAAAAATACTCATTCTGACAAAAATATTTAAGCTTTATGAATTATGACAAAGTAATCCCCACTAGTTTTTACTACTATGTTTCAATGAAAAGAACACATAAAGTCATACACATAATTAATATACGTGGTCCTGTTCAACAAAATTTGGCGGAGAATAAATAATTGGGGTTTAATCGACGGACAATAATAAGTAAAACTATATATATTGTCATTTTTATATGGACTtttgaatataaaaataataactcCGATTAATGTGCAAATACTATTTGttctattttaataatttgtcaaatattattataaaattgaaaatttaacaaaataatcaccaaaaaataataaagcatACGCCTCTACTAATTTGATAAAAGAAATTGTATTGAAGGGAAAATTGTCGATCATAAGTTTGGTACAATTTTGAACAATCTCGCAACTTTAAAAAATAACTAATTGTATCATAATTTTGACAATATTATCAATTGTCCCACTGGCGTATGAAATTATGCCGAAATCCATGTTTTTTTTGCAAATATGTACTTTATATATCATTCACAAAAGTATTTTGGGTTTCAAAACATACACAATTTCCCTCCAAATCTAAATTAATGGGGCAATTGAAATATTGTCAAAATAATGATATACTCCAATTGGCTATTTTTGACCGTTGTGAAATTGGCTAGAATTGGATTAAAATTTACGATAGTAATAGCAATTTGCCGTTATTGTAATAAAATACCCTTCGAATAGTGCATTAAAaaccaaaatctcaataaatcACAACTCCGTAAACTCtccaataaataaattttcaactttctattttagcCTTATTTCAAATGTGGAGAAATGAAtaatgaaagaagaaaaagtgtAACATGGCCATTAATTAAAAGTAGGCAATGATGAAACATGATTTATGTTGAACATGCTCCCATTACCCACCACAAGAAATGTCTCTCTCTCCCTATATATATGAGATATTTGTAGCATAGTCTAAGCCTCAATCTCAACAACagaaaaaatgatgaaaaaccAAATTCTCCTAGCCCTAGTGTTGTACACCTCACTATTCCATTTTCTTGAAATTTCAAGTGGCCAAAACCATCCAATTTATTCCTTCAACCAACAAAAGAATCATGAGGGATCATCAAACCTCATAGACCTCAAATATCACTTGGGGCCAGTTCTAACATCCCCTATCAATATCTACATAATATGGTATGGGAAATGGGATCCCAACCATCAATCCACCATAAGGGATTTCATATCTAGTATTTCTTCGCCGGCCCCGTCTCCCTCGGTGGCCGACTGGTGGCGCACCGTCACCCTCTACACCGACCAGACTGGCTCCAACGTGACGCGAAACGTGGCCTTGTCAGGCCAGTTCAGCGACCGCGCCTACTCCCATGGAAAAAGCTTGACGCGGCTATCCATGCAGTCCATCATCAAGAATGCTGTCATATCATCATCGAGTGGCAGACCCGCACTCCCCCTCAACTACAGTAACGGCCTGTACCTAGTGCTGACGTCTCCTGATGTCCAGGTACAAGATTTCTGCAGGGCGGTCTGCGGGTTCCACTACTTCACATACGCGTCGGTGGCGGGGGCCACGGTGCCGTACGCGTGGATAGGCAACAGCGGAGCCCAGTGCCCCGGGATGTGTGCCTACCCGTTCGCGTGGCCCGGGGGCGGGCCGCCGCCACCGACGGGGAGCGGGGTCATGGGCCCGCCCAACGGGGATCCCGGGACGGACGGGATGATTAGTGTGATCGCGCACGAGCTTGCTGAGGTGGCGACCAATCCGCTGATCAACGCGTGGTATGCGGGGGACGACCCACTCGCGCCGAACGAGATAGGGGACTTTTGTTTGGGGGTGTATGGGAGTGGTGCTGGTGGAGGCTACGCTGGAGCTGTGGGCAAGGACTCAAAGGGGAATGGGTTCAATTTGAATGGGGTGAAAGTGAGGAAGTACCTTGTGCAGTGGGTGTGGGACCCTGTGAGGGGGAGGTGCTTTGGGCCTAATGCATTGGATTAAATTAGTTTTGTACAACTTCTGGTAATGATTAATTTTGATGACAAAGTGGTGATTTTTTTGTACTAGTACAACTTCTGGTTATAATTAAGATTGATGAACATTGGTGATTTTGttggtgttgtgtgtttttgttGATTGATGATCTAAGTGTACTTGTTTTAGAGTTGTAGACTATGGACCCATATTTTTTGGAAAATTGTCACAAACATTATGAATATTTgtctattttgccattttgaaaATTTGCCAGAAAGATTACGAAGAATGAAGTTATTCTCAATTGTTCTATGATTAATTTGTGTTAGTGAAATTATATCTTTTAAAACAATCATATATGGACGTCATCAGATAAGTTAAACAATGTTGTCTATTCAGGTAAAAAGATGTCATTTGGtcgaaaaaaataatatattacatGTAAATAACCATAAATTTTAGCCAAgagataattgagaaaaatccaaattttatgttttatctAACTGATTTTCAAATTATGAGACACaccaaaatttgatcaaaattagTGATTTTTGAAACAATTTGTCTTATTTTCTTAGAAGGACGTGAAGGGTGCAAGAGTAGGGCGTCTTAAGAGGAAAAATATGGCTAAGAAAAGAATAAACATTAATCTCACTAAAGGAAAATAATAGGaaggataattttttttttatttaccatCATTACATGTAAATATAAATCCGAACAATAAAAActccgattttttttaatcttttgccGCAATGCTAATCAATACATTCCAAAATTGTTTTAGGTTCTTAAATATATACACATTATAGAGACATCAATAGGCAAAAGAGACATGATCTGCTTCACTAGATCATCATAATGCATCAGTGCAATGGATACAATACTGGTTAAGCAGTTTGAAAACGAGGCTCTCTGGCTCCGGGATCAGAGCAGATGTCGCGCTGTTCCATAGATGAATGGTGACTGATTGCTGCATAACTTTGTTGTAGAGATGATCTTGGTCTTGCTTTTCGATCTCTGTTTGCGGAGCAGTAAAGTATCTGAGAAAAAAAGTTGCACGATATCAAGAACATGTCGTCTGAGCGACTGAAGGAAAATGTAAAAGAATTGGACCATAAGCCTAGCGGACAGCGCTTTTAAGAAACAAAGACCCAAAATTTAGTACATTGACTCTTCAATGAAAATGCAAGGAAACGAGATAGTCGAAACTTATGCAGAGCTGAATCCAACAAAAAGACTCGTATCGGAAAAAGGTCATAAGAATTGATGCTGACTTCAGTAGTAAATAATCTATAGCGAACAGATCCAGGCAAGTTTGGCAAAATGATTATTTTCCTCTCTGGTTATTAACAAATTAGATGAAGTTAGAAAGCAGTGATAATGTATATACCTAGAGATTGTATTATGGTTGAAGGGGAAGAAGACAGAAGATGGTTGCAACCGAAGTTCAACGTTCACATCAGCAACGTCATTGCTGCTCATAAATTGCTTGGCCACTCTTGTTAGAAGATCAGCTCCATTCCATCGCAGCTGGGCGTCATCATATGATGCGTAAAACTCCTCCAAGCACGATAAAATAAAAGGACTGCATGGAAATTAAGAATGTCAACTACTGCTTTATTCGAAGCACAAAGTAGaaatagataatgctgcagaaTGGTACTTGAGACTGAGATACATAAAGAGTGAGTGGAGGACTTACAAAACATGGAAGCAGAAATGAAATTTCTATATTACCTGTGCTTTCTGAACACCATCACCGCACCATTCAAAGTTTTATCACCAAGCTCGTCTTCATATCCAACAGTGTTATTGAGTTCAGAGAGAGATTTCAATACTACAATGTCTGAATCAAGATAGATTCCACCATACCTAAAGTTCATAAAGAAAAACAAGATATAAGTATACTGGCACATCATGACTAATCAGGGAAACACTTCCCTTCATCTCCCATTAATCAAGACATCATAGTACACAAATTTAAGATCTCTTATCCTTTTCATATGCATATTTAATTAAAGCAGCATTTCTTCATTGAAGCAAAAATTTAAACTAATTCTTCATCCTCGCATTTCAACTGAAGTAGTGACTTTAGCATATACAACAATCTGATACTCTCAGTTAAGAAAGTCAGTTCCATAATCCATAGCTAAAATACACGCAGACGTAATAGAGAGACAGAGAGACAACTTAAACCCAATTCA
This DNA window, taken from Salvia splendens isolate huo1 chromosome 18, SspV2, whole genome shotgun sequence, encodes the following:
- the LOC121775967 gene encoding protein EXORDIUM-like 7, giving the protein MMKNQILLALVLYTSLFHFLEISSGQNHPIYSFNQQKNHEGSSNLIDLKYHLGPVLTSPINIYIIWYGKWDPNHQSTIRDFISSISSPAPSPSVADWWRTVTLYTDQTGSNVTRNVALSGQFSDRAYSHGKSLTRLSMQSIIKNAVISSSSGRPALPLNYSNGLYLVLTSPDVQVQDFCRAVCGFHYFTYASVAGATVPYAWIGNSGAQCPGMCAYPFAWPGGGPPPPTGSGVMGPPNGDPGTDGMISVIAHELAEVATNPLINAWYAGDDPLAPNEIGDFCLGVYGSGAGGGYAGAVGKDSKGNGFNLNGVKVRKYLVQWVWDPVRGRCFGPNALD